The Chanodichthys erythropterus isolate Z2021 chromosome 1, ASM2448905v1, whole genome shotgun sequence genome segment ACTTGGAGCTATTTTCCACGTCTTTTTCAATAAACAGATGCTGTCTAATAATTGTTTTTAACCTGTGTATGCGGGAAACAACCTGAGAAGAAACCTGAATATTttcctaaaaaacaaaaaaacaacaaaaaaagaaatttatGTGCCACACTTATTTAACCCGTTTCAGTCATTTTGCATGATGCCTTTAGTTATAGAGGTGGACCAAAATAACTGTTTGTTGGTTTTAATATTCATGCAGTTAAAACTAACACAACTAACTCCTACATAATACACGTGTCTTTAGCTATAAGGGTGGTTGATTTGTGTCTTTGCATGATGTCTCATAACTGTATGCATGTTGTTTGTACTGTATGTAAGCCTGTCTTTGTGAAGCATGAGTCCTGTATGTATAAAGTATATATACAATCTGCTGTAAAACAATTGTTCCAATGTGTATACAGTCATCGCACAAAGTGCCAATGTTGTGAAACCAAAGTTGTTGTGGAATGTTCTTCGTATCCAGACATCACTGGTTTTGCAGTTATTTTCTTAAATTATGTATTCGTTATAGATTGTTCACAGCCTTCAAAGTGCTGATTTTCCTCACCTAATGTACAATGTGCCATGCCTTATCAACTTCAAAAATGGTGATATATTTTATTCTAATGTAACTCAAGTTCTATTGGTGGTATCAGATGGCGTTAAATGTCAAAGTtgctgttgcttttttttttttttcctatttatgACTTAAACATGTATCTTTTTAATTTGAAATACAAGGTTGTCTGtgctttaaaaattaaaatgaatttataatGGGAGCTTAAGAAACATCTAATGGACAATCTCATTGTTTTTGCATCACTTTGAGTGTTTCAAATTGTAAGATATTTCTATTCTTCATATTGCTACTGTAAAAGTATAAACTACTGCTTTATTATTAGAAATTATTGAAACTATAAAACTAAGCTGTAAAcaccaatatttttttatttggccTGATGAACAGGACGTACATTACAAGACTCTAGCTAGTACAGCTGCATCAATCttgaaatataacaaataacTGTTTGCGTTGGTCAAATGTATTGCAGATTTATAGTGACacattactttaaaatattgtatattttatgctcactaaggccgcaatttaaaataaccattttctattttaatgtatttaaaaatgtaacattcctatgatggcaaagctgaattttcagcattactcctatcttcagtgtcacatgatccttcagaaatcattctatgctgatttgctgctcaagaaacatttcttatcaatgttgaaaacagttatgctgcttaatTTTGTGGAAATAGTGTTTttatgatgaataaaaaaagtgatgcatttttgtcCCATTATAAGTGGCTTCAATTtaggtcaatttaatgcattcttgctgactagaaaaaaaaaaatattccttataaaaaaaaaaacttactgaccccaaatttttgctCGGTAGTGTACACAAATGACACTACCAAAcagtttttcattctttttcttgcctaaaatgcatttgaaaacttaaaatatatttataaggtttttaaaatgcaactgaataattaatttcacttttaAATCAAACTGAAAACCAATTAATTGATTCATATCCCAATAGTATCTTTTGATTTGAGCACCTTTCTGTGATCGACTCAGTGAACACACAGTTTGAAAGATgagaatatttatatttacaaagaGATTATTCAAGAgagtaacaacaacaacaaaatcctgctatttaaatgaattttcgCCTTGGTTCACTAAGCACAACACCACCCTCCTTCATGGCCGTCCAAAACATCTGATTCTGCAGTGGAAGAAATGGCATGAATTAGTCTACGCACTTACATCAATACCTGGCCATCAATGTATAATAATTGAAAACTCTAAAAAGCTGAAATTCATTCAATGACTCACAGCCTCAGAGCGAAACTTCCACGGTATCTCTCGATAAACAATCCGTGTGATGCCTGCTTCACGACACCGCTGAGCAAGCACCTCACCTACGGCCCGGCAAGCCGCTACAGACCGCGTGGAGCACAGCTCGCGCTTCAATGCCCACTCCTTCGTGGAGCAAGACAGCACAGGAACTATTGAGTCACTTGAGAACACCTCAGCTGTGATGTGATGCTGTGTGCGCCTGAACACCAGCCTGAGGATGGAAAGGCACAAGTTCAATATACATGTACAGTGTACAACTATGTTTCTGGAAGGTGTTATTAGGATGCTGtttattgtaaatgtttttCTATTCCTTTTAACTACTTCAAACAACTGGAATGCTTACAAACCTGTGATGATACTGTCTAGAGGGCCACACTGTAGCCCAGCCTCGATCCTTCACTGCAAGGGCCATCTGTTCCAGGTTTCTTGGGTTTCGGTtgacaaatgttttattgatggCTTCATTATCACTAACCACTGGTTCTGGCTCAGGTGCCGCCTGACTGTATTTCCGAGCTGGTGGAAAGAGAcccattaacttttttttaaaaattttatataaaactaCAGAAAGCCTTTGAGAAGTTCCAGCCATTTGATATTACTTCACCCCCTTCTATTTCTAAGTCAATCAAATATGTGATACAGAAGGTCAAACTTTTGATCCAAAATGGGGTgttctgagaaaaaacaaaagataCTCCCTTTTGAGAGCAGATTGTGCATCTCCAAATTTACTGCCATTCTGTCGCTTGTATAATATAGTTTAACACAGACATGCAGCAGAGAGTAAAATACTTTTTGAAGTGTCTAGTCAACGTTAGATAGTTACTTACATGATCGACAATGAATCCACGCAGCTGAAGCCGCAGATCTCTGACATTGACCTAACAGCGTGCGAACACTACGGCAGACATCACTGAACAAAGCCATTTGACAGCTGTAAAAAATACCTTCAATTCTGGTGACAAACTATAGTTGTTTCTGTTTAAACGGATGAAGCATGACCCTtcgttttttattaaaataatttgaccacTTTCTAGTGCGCAGCCATTTTGATGTCACACGAAAAATGCTCCGTGTTTCCGGGGAAAACTTTGGGCTTCACATGAGTTCCGCTTAGAAATccttaaaatgaatgaaaataatgatgaaaacattgcttttaattattttatataagaaggaaagTTAATGTATTATAATGAATCGTTCTTTAGTGTCCTAAAccacaatttattaaaaatggtagGACATTCCGATATTATCATGCTGTCCACGGGATGGCACTAGTACACTTCATCCTGCAAAAGCGTCTACCGTGCTAATGCTATCATGGTTTTTTGGTCATGTGTTATGGTAATGTCATGGTATTCTTGTCTTGGAGTACTGGTTGGCTTTGCGTATGTTAAACATACATGTTAAATATGTGTCATGTCTTTGGCATAGAAATTTAAGTTTAAAACCAAGGTTTAGTACACGTCTGctcatttaataaataataaaatattcctATATCCATTaattttgattattaataaattagtgAATCAACATACTCTTACACCTGTTTGTGAAGTTCATTTAAAGCATGTTTTATTGTTCAATTGAAACAGTATTTTTTCCACTCTCAATCTCCAGGATAGCCCACTCCTACATTTTCAGGCAGTGGTGGGCTCACCCCTGGACATTAAGGGATTTTCTGCATGGCTTGCCATTTTAATTTGGCCAATTTGTTTGTGCTGCACTTTTAGAATGCTGTAAAGAGGCTGTGCCCCTAGATAAAATAAATGGCTCTCTTGCCAATTGAACAAGAATGCTCCTGTAACCCAAATTCTTGCTCTCAGCAAGAGCTACTAATGTTGAGCACTTGACCCATATTCTCCTTCAGACCATTAGAAACCTTTTTGGAGAGAGGGGTATGCGCAGGTGTGCAAATCATGACTTTACACTCTccttttaaatagtttttccCTCcacctttgaaaaaaaaaaagtttaattaaaatgcATTCCCTTTACACGTTCCAACAGAGATTCTTAATGAAAGAATATTCCTCTGTCCCATATAAATTCAACAGGAATATCAATCCGACAGGACCAAAGACAAATCACTTTACTATTGTACATTTGAAGCAAAATAAGATAACTATTGCAATAATGATGGGAGCCTCAAGTGGAAATACAAGAATAGAATGAAACATTCCTGCATTCCAAGTCAGTAACCTGGACGTGATGTGTGTACATGTATCCATATCCAGAAGGCTACTCATTCACACAAGCACAAACATTGTCTGCTACCTGCTCCACTGCTTCATATTGACagaactaaaactgaaaatcaaTGGACTCATTAGTTACAAAAATGTCAAGGTTGGTGCAGGAAAGGAAAGATTGTTGAATGCAAAACTTTCATGTGCTTTTGGGCAAAATTGAAAGCAACAGAACACTATTATAtccccgctagaaattttacattcccagaacattctcagaacgtccccactggtgttaagaacgttgcctagtaacgttcccagtatGTTCAACGACGGTCTTAATATGGAGttattttaaggtttgggggacgttatttggttGACCTTCACAGAACATTCAGGATGTTATCTGAATGTTTAGGGAACCATACTTAATTTGCCCTtgttaaaaattttaatttaaaatgaaatgtcttACAAAAAAAGCTCATAGGTAATTCCTGAACTAATGTTACAAAACTTTTTCATTAAAATGCAAATCTTTTGCAGTATGCGCTGAGctaatgtaactgctgtatcactgcatcagcaactgtTACTGCCTTTAAATAAAGTAACATGCAGCAGAAcatggatcatcactgactgaagcagaggctctactcttcagcacaatggtaacctcacaaaactcagataacagaaacagaacattaaacactaacagatctctctagatctctgcatcttcacttattactttgtttttttcatacaaatcttcttAATGAAGTGTTGTTGTATcaatatttataaatgtcactgTTACAGAGGTAAgcgcttgctttagttgggctcccgACCCTTGAtgtttttactttactttttctccagttgttgtaactgtgtttctaaagcacatttatttaaaaaaaaaaaaaagaaagtctgATCAAATTAATTTGGTTGCTCATTGTTGATGTTCTTATCATACATGGCCTTATTCACTGATCTCGGGATACTGTATTCATTTTATGTTGTTATAGACCTATAATACATTAAATCATGTCTGATATTTTGGAAGTTTTTATCATTATGTAGAAATTATTCACACAACATGTAGCTTCACACAAacatcaagattctgcgtatgatcctcaacaatggtgacaacattttcagataaaacagatcaactctgagcATTACAAAACAAACtgctaaagtcacaaaaaagatttttgtttattgtcaccattgtcgAGGAacatacgctgattcatgatgtctgtgtgagtctatTAGACACCGCTCAAAACTCTGTCTGTATaatgaacttaaaaaaaaaaactaaacgcAAAACTGACATATAATACGCATAGTTTAAACTCAGGTGATGATCAGTGAATCATCAGCACTAAACAACCCAACTCATCTGATCAGAATTTTTTTGCTTTGCTATAACAAACATGCTTTAGAAACACAGTTCAAGCACCCAGAGAAAATCTAGTGTTAAAATgtcaagaatcaagagcccatctaaagcaaatgctcacctccataacggtgacttcaaactttattattttctttaaaacacaCACGTAGAAGGCGACGATGTTATTGTGACCTTGCGCAACTTAAGAATAAAGAATCACATAAGAATGTTACAAAAAGGACACAATTGAACATTCCATcatggtcctctgttggtcatttaaaggtgctaaagaggatgttttgttttatacatttttgcaatattacttgaaactgtctttactaactgataaaagactatttattaggtgcactgaaagtaataatattaatataaatcatctgtgcacgaggtagggccttaaaaacatcagccaatcgtttatgcgatcatcacgtaaacgattggccctctggcttgtcaatcactgccatgacgatCCATGTGAGAGacgcgcggctgcgcgctccagtaactttccacactccacaggcgctgcatgcaatgtttttgtcaggagacagggcaactgcagattatgagttacctgcggtgagtccgacataatgaatccactaacacgacacagcgaatgccggtggtaaacactcgtgttccaatactcgtgcacgagttttgggaggcgttccctcgaaaggaggggggttgttcttacgcatgcgctcatttcaaaaactcagtaacagtctttggtttctcagtcgacgaaaagatcctctttagcacctttataacgttcccgatatgagtttagggggatgttctattttggttattttatggtcgcgcgataacgttacaaagaggacatttgggaagttagcAGAACatcctatagtaatagtcccctaaacattcccagaacgtcctgaatgttccctgaaggtccaccaaataatgtcccccaacccttaaaagaactccacatcgtgaccgtctctaaatgttctgggaacgttgcTAGAAAACGTTCTTAATACCAGTGGATGttttgagaatgttctgggaacgtaacaTTTCTAGCGGGGTAATCTGTcacctagtaacgttcccagaacgttcggagacggtcacgatgtggagttcttttaagggttgggggacgttatttggtggacattcaggacgttctgggaatgtttaggggactattactataggatGTTTTgctaacttcccaaatgtcctctttgtaacgttctcgcATGACCATAacataaccaaaatagaacgtcaCCCTAAACTCATATtgggaacgttattaaatgaccaacagaggaccatgTGGGAACGTTCTATGTCcaaaatgtcctctttgtaacattcttttttaccttaaaataaccaaaatggattgtccccctaaagtcatataaggaaccttgaactgcagcactttcattaccaaaagaggatgttttaggaacgaatgttctgtaaaggttctgAAATTTCGTCACCTTTAAGGAACTTTTAGGGAATGTTGCGCAAGGTCCTGAGAACGTCGCTTTCTACGTGGGTATATGATTTATGTTAAAATTcttaacaaaaatgtattagaaCATACCTTCGACTTCATGAGGAATATCATGAGGaagttggtaagattttttaatgtt includes the following:
- the mrpl18 gene encoding 39S ribosomal protein L18, mitochondrial; translated protein: MALFSDVCRSVRTLLGQCQRSAASAAWIHCRSSRKYSQAAPEPEPVVSDNEAINKTFVNRNPRNLEQMALAVKDRGWATVWPSRQYHHRLVFRRTQHHITAEVFSSDSIVPVLSCSTKEWALKRELCSTRSVAACRAVGEVLAQRCREAGITRIVYREIPWKFRSEANQMFWTAMKEGGVVLSEPRRKFI